In Chitinophaga nivalis, a single genomic region encodes these proteins:
- a CDS encoding SRPBCC domain-containing protein, with the protein MHTPLNVISQIAIHAPASTVWDALVNPEQTKKYMFGCETVSDWQEGSTLLWKGVFEGQEMVAVKGTILKIVPGQLLVYTTIDPNSGIDDTSENYLQVTYDLQEQGGVTTLTVTQGDYATVAEGERRYQEAYNNGEGWNPILQAIKQLVEAA; encoded by the coding sequence ATGCACACACCTCTGAATGTAATCAGCCAAATCGCGATTCATGCACCTGCCTCCACTGTTTGGGATGCATTGGTCAATCCGGAACAAACCAAAAAATATATGTTTGGTTGCGAAACCGTTTCCGACTGGCAGGAAGGAAGTACCCTGCTGTGGAAAGGCGTTTTTGAGGGTCAGGAAATGGTGGCCGTAAAAGGAACTATTCTGAAAATAGTGCCGGGCCAGCTGCTGGTGTATACCACCATTGATCCTAATTCCGGAATTGATGACACGTCTGAAAATTACCTGCAGGTCACTTATGACTTACAGGAACAGGGAGGTGTTACCACCCTGACGGTTACACAGGGCGACTATGCCACGGTAGCAGAAGGAGAACGGAGATACCAGGAAGCCTATAACAATGGCGAAGGCTGGAATCCTATCCTGCAGGCGATCAAACAACTGGTAGAAGCTGCATAA